From the genome of Brachyhypopomus gauderio isolate BG-103 chromosome 20, BGAUD_0.2, whole genome shotgun sequence, one region includes:
- the LOC143484036 gene encoding uncharacterized protein LOC143484036, translating to MLMCSGSGGVCCSWRITHSKEESKALLKYELEPVFRLKKHHDNTNLQESAGVTKEEGLNKLDPAGVSQHEEPPQNKVIKDMQEAISWLRCSHELFQDVVQTPDFLLLGEDESQEALTRLSSMDSVFIDEDERDDILSPFTFKFGNGMDMELFIKEMVDARKLSIFTIFISGRREG from the exons ATGCTTATG TGCTCAGgaagtggtggtgtgtgctgcTCATGGAGAATTACGCACTCGAAGG AGGAATCCAAAGCCCTCCTCAAATATGAGTTGGAGCCAGTTTTTAGGCTAAAGAAGCACCATGACAACACAAATCTACAG GAGTCTGCTGGTGTCACTAAGGAAGAGGGTCTCAACAAACTGGATCCTGCTGGGGTGTCTCAACATGAGGAACCACCTCAGAATAAG GTCATTAAGGACATGCAGGAGGCCATTTCTTGGCTCAGGTGTAGTCATGAGCTCTTCCAAGATGTTGTGCAAACTCCTGATTTCCTGCTCTTGGGAGAAGATGAATCTCAAGAGGCCCTGACAAGATTGAGCTCAATGGACAGTGTGTTCATTGATGAAGATGAGAGGGACGACATCCTGTCCCCATTTACTTTTAAATTTGGAAATGGAATGGACATGGAGCTCTTTATAAAAGAAATGGTTGATGCCAGGAAGCTGTCTATATTTACCATATTCATATCTGGACGCCGGGAGGggtaa